The sequence CCAGGTCCGCGGCTTCGACCTGTCCAACATGACGATCGTCGAGGGCGAACGCGGTGTCCTCGTCATCGACCCCCTGGTGTGTGCCCCGACGGCCGCCGCCGGCCTCGCGCTGTACCGCGCCCACCGGGGCGAGCGGCCCGTCACGGGCGTGCTCTACACCCACAGCCACGTCGACCACTTCGGCGGTGTGCGCGGTGTGCTGAGCGACGAGGACGTCGCGGGCGGTGTGCCGGTACTCGCCCCGCACGGCTTCCTGGAGCACGCCGTCAGCGAGAACGTCTACGCGGGTACGGCGATGAGCCGGCGGGCCGCGTACATGTACGGCGCCGCACTCCCCAAGGGGCCCCGGGGCCAGATCGGCGCGGGCCTCGGACAGACCGTCTCCACGGGGGTGCCGGGGCTGATCCCGCCCACCCTCGACATCACCCGCACCGGGCAGACGGAGACCGTCGACGGCATCCGCATGGTCTTCCAGCTCACCCCGGGCACCGAGGCGCCGGCCGAGCTGAACATCCACTTCCCCGACTTCTCCGCCCTGTGCATGGCGGAGAACGCCACGCACAACCTGCACAATCTGCTGACCCTGCGCGGCGCCCAGGTCCGCGACCCGCGCGTCTGGTCCCGCTACCTCACCGAGTCGGTCAGCCTCTTCGGCGACCTGACGGACGTCGCCTTCGCCTCCCACCACTGGCCCGTCTGGGGCCGCGAGCGCGTGATCGCCTTCCTCTCCGAGCAGCGCGATCTGTACGGCTACCTCCACGACCAGGTCCTGCGCCTGCTCAACCAGGGCCTCACCGGGCCGGAGATCGCCGAGCGGATCGAGATGCCACCCGCGCTGGACAGGGTTTGGCACACCCACGGCTACTACGGCTCCGTCAGCCACAACGCCAAGGCGATCTACCAGCGTTACCTCGGCTGGTTCGACGGCAACCCGGCCCATCTGTGGCAGCACCCGCCGACCGAAGCGGCCCGGCGGTACGTGGAGTTCATGGGCGGCGCGGCCGAAGTCCTGCGCAGGGCGGGGAAATCGTTCGACGACGGCGACTACCGGTGGGTGGTGGAAGTCGTCAACCATGTGGTGTTCGCGGACCCGGACAACGCGGAGGCGCGCGCCCTGCAGGCCGACGCGCTGGAACAGCTCGGCTACGGCAGCGAGAACGGGACCTGGCGCAACTTCTATCTGATGGGCGCCCTGGAACTGCGCCACGGCTCGGTCGGCACCCCCACCTCCACCGTCGCGCCCGACGTCCTCGCGGCCCTGACCCTGGAGCAGCTGGCCGACGCACTCGCCATCCGGGTCGACGGCCCCCGCGCCTGGGACGCGGACATCACCGTCCGCTGGGACATCCACGGCGGCGAACCGCTCACGATGCGGCTGCGCAACGGCGTTCTCACCCATGTCGTGGGCACCGGACCGGCCGTGGGCGAGCCCGACGTCACCATCGCGCTGGCGGAGTCCGATCTGCGGGACGTCCTGGTCGGCGCGGTGCCGCCCGAGGACCTGGCGTCCCGCCCCGGCGTCGAGGTCACCGGGGAGGCCGGCCGGCTGACCGAACTGCTCGGCCATCTCGACGCCCCGGACCCGGACTTCGCCCTCGTCACCCCCTGAGCGGCCGGCCCGTACCCACGAGACCTGGAGGACCCATGGCCGTACGACACCGTTTGGTCGAAGCCGCGGTGGCGGACGTCTGGAGGGTCCTCGCGGACCCCTCCCGCTACAGCGACTGGGTGGTCGGCACCTCCGACTCGCGCCCCCGCAAAGGAAGTTGGCCGGAGGTCGGCTCCAGCCTCACCTATGCCCTGGGAATCGGCCGGTGGACGGTCCAGGGACGGACCGCCGTCCGGCGGTGCGAGGCGCCGCACGTGCTGGAGCTGGAGGCCGACAGCGGGTGGATCGGCACCGCCCGGATCGCCCTGGAGATCCGGCAGTGGGGCGACGACGCCCTGGTGACCCTGGACGAGCACCCCCTGCGCGGACCTGCCGGAAAGCTCCACAACAC is a genomic window of Streptomyces sp. NBC_00708 containing:
- a CDS encoding MBL fold metallo-hydrolase yields the protein MPQDTDAKSAERAVAQANEAVRRDYPFDDTQDLEDARRGFMGTAQDPLIRDVAGSSVWDLEAYGFLGRECPDTANPSLWRQSRLCSEHGLFEVTEGIYQVRGFDLSNMTIVEGERGVLVIDPLVCAPTAAAGLALYRAHRGERPVTGVLYTHSHVDHFGGVRGVLSDEDVAGGVPVLAPHGFLEHAVSENVYAGTAMSRRAAYMYGAALPKGPRGQIGAGLGQTVSTGVPGLIPPTLDITRTGQTETVDGIRMVFQLTPGTEAPAELNIHFPDFSALCMAENATHNLHNLLTLRGAQVRDPRVWSRYLTESVSLFGDLTDVAFASHHWPVWGRERVIAFLSEQRDLYGYLHDQVLRLLNQGLTGPEIAERIEMPPALDRVWHTHGYYGSVSHNAKAIYQRYLGWFDGNPAHLWQHPPTEAARRYVEFMGGAAEVLRRAGKSFDDGDYRWVVEVVNHVVFADPDNAEARALQADALEQLGYGSENGTWRNFYLMGALELRHGSVGTPTSTVAPDVLAALTLEQLADALAIRVDGPRAWDADITVRWDIHGGEPLTMRLRNGVLTHVVGTGPAVGEPDVTIALAESDLRDVLVGAVPPEDLASRPGVEVTGEAGRLTELLGHLDAPDPDFALVTP
- a CDS encoding SRPBCC family protein, with the protein product MAVRHRLVEAAVADVWRVLADPSRYSDWVVGTSDSRPRKGSWPEVGSSLTYALGIGRWTVQGRTAVRRCEAPHVLELEADSGWIGTARIALEIRQWGDDALVTLDEHPLRGPAGKLHNTVVDALIQLRHRSVLARLAQTVEAAPKGAREDV